From Alteromonas australica, one genomic window encodes:
- the pomA gene encoding flagellar motor protein PomA, whose product MDLATVIGMLGAIGFVVMAMVMGGSISMFVNVPSILIVFGGTLFVILSQYTMGQFFGAGKIAGKAFMFKIDSPEELIEKIVEMADAARKGGFLALEEAEIDNPFMQKGVDMLVDGHDIEVVRDTLAKDISMTTDRHEFGATIFKGMGDVAPAMGMIGTLIGLVAMLSNMDDPKSIGPAMAVALLTTLYGAFMANIICLPMSVKLNNRAQEEKLNQMLVLDGIVGIADGQNPRVIEGMLKNYLAASKRNTGTEDE is encoded by the coding sequence GTGGATTTAGCAACCGTCATAGGTATGTTGGGCGCCATAGGTTTCGTGGTAATGGCCATGGTAATGGGCGGCAGCATAAGTATGTTCGTCAATGTCCCTTCAATTTTGATTGTTTTTGGCGGCACATTGTTCGTAATTTTATCTCAATACACCATGGGGCAATTTTTCGGCGCAGGTAAAATTGCCGGTAAAGCATTCATGTTTAAGATTGACTCCCCAGAAGAGTTGATTGAAAAAATTGTTGAGATGGCCGACGCCGCAAGAAAAGGGGGCTTTCTGGCGCTTGAGGAAGCCGAGATTGACAACCCTTTTATGCAAAAAGGCGTTGATATGCTGGTGGACGGACACGACATCGAAGTCGTGCGAGATACACTGGCGAAAGACATTAGCATGACCACAGACCGACACGAATTTGGTGCGACCATCTTTAAGGGGATGGGCGATGTTGCCCCGGCAATGGGAATGATAGGTACACTCATTGGTTTGGTCGCCATGCTATCGAACATGGATGACCCAAAATCTATTGGCCCAGCAATGGCAGTTGCTTTGTTAACCACACTTTACGGTGCCTTTATGGCGAACATCATTTGTTTGCCCATGTCAGTAAAGCTTAACAACCGTGCTCAAGAAGAAAAACTTAACCAAATGCTGGTACTCGATGGCATCGTAGGCATTGCTGATGGACAGAACCCTCGAGTTATTGAAGGTATGCTCAAGAACTACCTAGCGGCGAGTAAACGCAATACAGGAACTGAGGACGAGTAA
- a CDS encoding NAD(P)/FAD-dependent oxidoreductase, giving the protein MKKRIAIVGTGISGLTTAYLLNQEHDIIVYEENDYIGGHTATKKVQESGKTLNIDTGFIVFNDWTYPNFIALMNKLGVDYQPTEMSFSVTSEKANLEYNGNTLNSLFAQRRNILRPRFWRIIGDILTFNKACKRMVAKKRDTEGLTLNDIIEELGLSDDFARYYILPMCAAIWSATLAQTRQFPLTFFLQFFNNHGLLNINDRPQWYTIKGGSNQYIPPLTASFKDKIKLSCGVQSVDKKEEYWFVKDKQGNTERFDEVVLACHSDQALRMLGSPSPAQQEILSAIPYAANDVILHKDKDQLPKRKLAWASWNYRLNDEANEEQQPASVTYNMNILQKLDAKNEYCVTLNKNDITASDIIGQYSYAHPQYSEAMVKAQQRRLEICGQDGLHFCGAYWYSGFHEDGVKSALDVCARFGARL; this is encoded by the coding sequence ATGAAAAAAAGAATAGCCATTGTCGGCACAGGGATTTCAGGGCTAACCACTGCTTACCTTCTTAATCAAGAGCACGACATTATTGTGTATGAGGAGAATGACTATATTGGCGGCCATACTGCCACCAAAAAAGTACAAGAAAGCGGCAAGACCTTAAATATTGATACCGGGTTTATTGTGTTTAATGATTGGACATACCCCAATTTTATCGCGTTGATGAATAAGCTTGGCGTTGATTACCAACCTACAGAAATGAGCTTTTCTGTTACCAGTGAAAAAGCAAACTTAGAATATAATGGTAATACGTTAAACAGCTTGTTCGCGCAAAGACGGAATATTTTACGTCCTCGGTTTTGGCGTATCATTGGCGACATTCTAACCTTCAATAAAGCGTGTAAGCGTATGGTGGCAAAGAAGCGCGACACCGAAGGCTTAACCCTAAACGATATTATTGAAGAACTAGGTTTAAGCGACGACTTCGCCCGCTATTACATTTTACCCATGTGCGCTGCTATATGGTCGGCCACGTTGGCGCAAACTCGACAATTCCCGCTTACGTTCTTCCTTCAGTTTTTTAACAACCACGGCTTACTAAACATTAACGACAGACCGCAATGGTACACAATTAAAGGCGGGTCCAATCAATACATCCCGCCACTGACCGCCAGTTTCAAAGATAAAATCAAGCTATCGTGCGGTGTACAATCGGTGGATAAAAAAGAGGAGTATTGGTTTGTTAAAGATAAACAAGGTAATACAGAGCGCTTTGATGAAGTGGTGCTTGCGTGTCACAGTGACCAAGCCCTTCGGATGTTAGGTTCACCCTCCCCTGCCCAGCAGGAAATTCTGAGCGCCATTCCCTACGCCGCCAATGATGTGATACTGCACAAAGATAAAGATCAGTTACCGAAACGTAAACTCGCGTGGGCCAGTTGGAATTACAGGCTCAATGATGAAGCTAATGAAGAGCAACAGCCGGCGTCAGTGACGTACAACATGAATATTTTGCAAAAACTCGATGCGAAAAATGAGTATTGCGTCACCCTGAATAAAAACGACATCACCGCGTCAGATATCATTGGCCAATATAGCTACGCACATCCTCAGTACAGCGAAGCAATGGTTAAAGCTCAGCAACGTAGGCTGGAAATATGCGGCCAAGACGGCCTGCATTTTTGCGGCGCTTATTGGTACAGCGGGTTTCATGAAGACGGTGTAAAAAGCGCCCTTGATGTGTGCGCACGGTTTGGAGCGCGCTTGTAA
- a CDS encoding SDR family NAD(P)-dependent oxidoreductase yields MKKMLITGATSGIGKALAIYAADKGYQVIACGRNEEALNTLSKHRSITSLKFDVTSEEETAAALGQITCDIAVLNAGTCEYVDIDSFEPAMFRRVFEPNFFGVIHCVNGLLPQLQKGNKLVIVDSMARLLPFTRTQAYGASKAALHYFTKSLEVDLHDKGIVVQAVSPGFVETPLTDKNDFDMPMKISSEEAAKAMLKGIESHKQTIFFPRVFGFMLRFMHVLPQSIQKRLSLSMREK; encoded by the coding sequence ATGAAAAAGATGCTCATCACAGGCGCCACATCAGGCATAGGAAAAGCGCTCGCTATCTATGCTGCAGACAAGGGATACCAGGTTATCGCATGTGGCAGAAATGAAGAGGCGTTAAATACGTTGTCTAAGCATCGAAGTATTACTTCCCTTAAATTTGACGTGACCTCAGAAGAAGAAACTGCCGCCGCCCTAGGCCAAATCACTTGTGATATTGCCGTGCTCAACGCTGGTACCTGTGAATACGTTGACATAGACAGCTTTGAACCGGCCATGTTTAGACGGGTTTTTGAACCGAATTTTTTTGGTGTTATTCATTGTGTTAACGGCTTACTTCCACAATTGCAGAAAGGCAACAAGCTGGTCATTGTGGACAGTATGGCACGTTTACTTCCGTTTACACGAACGCAAGCCTACGGCGCAAGTAAAGCGGCGTTGCACTACTTCACCAAGAGTCTAGAGGTTGACCTACATGATAAAGGCATTGTCGTTCAGGCAGTTTCACCAGGATTCGTAGAAACCCCGCTGACTGATAAAAACGATTTTGATATGCCAATGAAAATTTCTTCTGAAGAGGCTGCAAAAGCCATGTTGAAAGGCATAGAAAGCCATAAACAAACCATATTCTTTCCACGCGTCTTCGGGTTTATGTTGCGGTTTATGCATGTGCTACCGCAGTCTATTCAGAAACGATTGTCGTTGTCGATGCGAGAAAAATAG
- a CDS encoding LON peptidase substrate-binding domain-containing protein — MSQSQVPLFPLSAHLLPEGRMYLRIFEPRYIRMVKQACAENTGFVMCMLNAKGDKSANEHIYPIGTFAHVVDFDLMDDGLLGIKVAGSHLVEVSNITSESDGLRLGQCTSLSDWPEDIDPKKIAPMDERLKEIFAKYEDISGLYDNPRFNDPLWVLRRWLELLPVDGGLKQQFLQHNDCSKLLNYLNALVP; from the coding sequence ATGAGCCAATCACAGGTACCTTTATTTCCGCTTTCCGCGCATCTTCTTCCTGAAGGGAGAATGTATTTGCGTATTTTTGAGCCTCGTTATATTCGAATGGTTAAGCAGGCATGCGCCGAAAACACTGGCTTTGTTATGTGTATGCTCAATGCAAAAGGCGATAAAAGTGCGAACGAACACATTTATCCCATTGGCACATTTGCGCATGTGGTCGATTTCGATTTAATGGATGATGGGTTGCTTGGCATAAAGGTTGCTGGTTCTCATCTTGTAGAGGTGTCGAATATAACCTCAGAGTCAGACGGGCTTCGACTAGGTCAATGTACGTCGCTGTCAGATTGGCCTGAGGATATTGACCCCAAAAAAATTGCGCCTATGGATGAGCGTCTTAAAGAGATTTTTGCGAAGTATGAGGATATCTCTGGCTTATACGACAACCCGCGATTCAATGACCCTTTATGGGTGCTGCGACGCTGGTTAGAACTTTTGCCAGTAGATGGCGGGCTAAAGCAGCAATTCTTACAACATAATGATTGTTCGAAACTGCTAAATTACCTCAATGCATTGGTCCCATAA
- a CDS encoding ChrR family anti-sigma-E factor: MIRFHPSNQQLVNFVEGSLSPAVSIMVSAHCDMCPLCQRVVEVETERLASELFEENLLPAREEASGFSFADASPRYSTSSLVSSSSMFDNMLANIIQMPDAKSVDGKVQSRGTRSPANVSSGSEADTHKIELDGRVFTVPRTLRRYVGKTGNWSSLVGKLWQAPVDLGNQGVANFIFMGQGGSVPEHTHRGTEYTLVIDGEFSDGLNKYDTGDFIFMDGQNTHTPRADAKDGCLVFSIVDQPLHFTSGIARLLNPFSHLFFR, translated from the coding sequence ATGATTAGGTTTCACCCAAGCAATCAGCAACTGGTTAATTTTGTTGAAGGCAGTTTATCACCAGCCGTCTCGATTATGGTATCGGCGCATTGTGACATGTGCCCTTTGTGTCAGCGTGTGGTAGAGGTTGAAACTGAACGACTGGCATCTGAACTGTTTGAAGAAAACCTGCTTCCCGCTAGAGAAGAGGCAAGTGGGTTTTCATTCGCTGACGCCTCCCCACGTTACTCAACAAGTTCCCTAGTGTCGTCTTCCTCCATGTTTGACAACATGTTAGCGAATATTATTCAAATGCCAGATGCGAAGTCAGTGGATGGCAAGGTTCAGTCACGGGGCACCCGCAGCCCAGCTAACGTGTCTTCTGGGTCTGAAGCTGATACGCATAAAATTGAATTAGATGGCCGAGTTTTTACTGTTCCCCGAACCTTACGACGATATGTGGGTAAAACCGGTAACTGGTCTAGTTTGGTTGGAAAACTTTGGCAAGCACCGGTAGATTTAGGTAATCAAGGCGTTGCTAACTTTATATTTATGGGTCAAGGTGGAAGTGTGCCAGAACACACACACAGAGGCACAGAATATACATTGGTTATTGATGGTGAATTTAGTGATGGCCTGAATAAATACGACACCGGCGATTTTATCTTCATGGACGGCCAAAATACACATACGCCACGGGCTGATGCCAAAGATGGCTGTCTTGTATTCAGTATTGTCGATCAACCATTACATTTTACGTCGGGCATCGCGCGGTTATTAAATCCCTTTAGTCATCTATTCTTTCGATAA
- a CDS encoding outer membrane protein assembly factor BamD codes for MKSFRLLAPVVLGAMVSVAGCSSSADNEEKAVLANMGAQQLYERAKQSMEVGNFSAAAQTLSALDSRYPFGPLSHQVQLDLIYSYYKSGKNEETIATIDRFIRLNPNHSDVDYAYYMRGLTNMEADSNLFQELMNIDRTDRDPSMSREAFEDFRRLIQQYPESKYAVDARKRMLHIKDRLARYEIAIARFYMRRQAYVAAANRGRYVLEHFPDTTQVQQALEIMVSSYEQLGLDELRENALKTLRLNYPDSEYIS; via the coding sequence ATGAAATCATTTCGTTTACTAGCCCCAGTAGTATTGGGTGCTATGGTGTCAGTTGCAGGTTGTAGCTCCTCTGCCGACAATGAAGAAAAAGCCGTTTTGGCTAATATGGGCGCGCAGCAATTGTACGAGCGTGCTAAACAAAGTATGGAAGTAGGAAACTTTAGTGCCGCTGCTCAAACCCTAAGCGCACTAGATTCTCGCTATCCATTTGGTCCCCTTTCACATCAAGTTCAATTAGATCTGATTTACAGCTATTACAAATCAGGTAAGAATGAAGAAACCATTGCCACCATCGACAGGTTTATTCGATTAAACCCGAACCATTCTGATGTGGACTATGCATACTACATGCGCGGCCTGACCAACATGGAGGCCGACAGTAACTTGTTTCAAGAACTGATGAATATCGATCGTACCGATCGTGACCCTTCTATGTCTCGTGAAGCGTTCGAAGATTTTAGACGACTTATTCAACAATATCCTGAAAGTAAATATGCGGTCGATGCCCGCAAACGTATGTTGCATATTAAAGATCGTTTAGCACGATACGAAATTGCGATTGCCCGTTTTTACATGCGCAGACAAGCATACGTAGCCGCGGCAAATCGTGGGCGCTACGTTCTTGAGCACTTCCCTGATACGACTCAGGTTCAACAAGCGCTGGAAATCATGGTGTCTAGCTATGAGCAGTTAGGGTTAGATGAACTTCGTGAAAACGCATTAAAGACGTTGCGTTTAAACTATCCTGATAGCGAATACATTAGCTAA
- a CDS encoding nuclear transport factor 2 family protein: MNVIDRFCHIYSDITQISPDDLATIYGRDVVFIDPITTHKGIDDVKRYFENLLGQAQSCKFDISAILPTTDNDAGVTHCVSWTMHLTLKTGNKYINVDGITQLKVVDDIVVYHKDYYDLGEMVYEHIPLLGYFVKKIKTRLAK; this comes from the coding sequence ATGAATGTAATCGACCGTTTCTGTCATATTTACTCAGACATCACGCAAATTAGCCCAGATGACTTGGCCACTATATATGGACGTGATGTGGTATTTATCGACCCCATTACTACCCATAAGGGTATTGATGACGTAAAGCGGTACTTTGAAAATTTACTTGGCCAAGCGCAAAGCTGCAAATTTGATATATCTGCCATTTTGCCTACAACAGATAATGATGCCGGTGTTACGCACTGTGTAAGTTGGACCATGCACCTTACGCTGAAAACCGGTAACAAGTACATTAACGTTGATGGTATCACTCAACTCAAAGTGGTTGACGATATTGTTGTCTATCACAAAGACTATTATGACTTAGGTGAAATGGTTTATGAGCATATTCCTCTATTGGGATATTTTGTAAAGAAAATAAAAACAAGGCTAGCCAAATGA
- a CDS encoding farnesyl diphosphate synthase produces the protein MNFTALHQQIKLQTDAALVTLIDALPNHAPRLKAAMHHSLLAGGKRMRPLLVQLVGNALDVPKKDQMAISMAIECVHAYSLVHDDLPAMDDDDLRRGQPTCHIAFDEATAILAGDALQALAFSHLADTPLSDFAHSRRANLLSVLAQAAGYMGMCGGQAIDLASTGKSIDLTQLRELHKLKTGALLQACVEMTCLVASDLDDHTKDSLLSYARLIGLAFQVQDDILDVEGSSEQLGKPAGSDIALGKNTFPAKLGLDGAKAELGKLHENALQALASLPYNTDSLIAFSELLVNRNH, from the coding sequence ATGAACTTTACTGCATTGCATCAGCAAATTAAGCTGCAAACTGATGCCGCATTAGTCACGCTCATTGATGCGCTACCCAATCATGCTCCTCGCCTGAAGGCCGCTATGCACCATTCCCTTCTTGCGGGGGGTAAGCGCATGCGCCCCTTGTTGGTTCAACTAGTGGGAAATGCGCTGGATGTGCCCAAGAAAGACCAAATGGCGATTAGCATGGCCATCGAGTGCGTACACGCGTATTCACTGGTTCACGATGATTTGCCAGCCATGGACGACGATGATTTACGTCGGGGGCAGCCGACTTGCCATATCGCCTTTGATGAGGCCACCGCTATTTTGGCCGGTGACGCACTGCAAGCACTAGCATTCAGCCATTTAGCCGATACACCATTGAGCGATTTCGCGCATAGCCGCCGTGCTAATCTATTGTCAGTGTTAGCCCAAGCCGCTGGGTATATGGGCATGTGCGGTGGCCAAGCCATCGACTTAGCCAGTACAGGCAAAAGCATAGATTTAACCCAGCTACGTGAACTCCACAAATTGAAAACGGGCGCATTGCTTCAGGCATGCGTTGAAATGACCTGCCTAGTCGCAAGCGATCTTGACGACCACACCAAAGATAGCTTGCTAAGCTATGCCAGACTTATTGGCCTCGCTTTTCAGGTGCAGGATGATATTCTTGATGTCGAAGGCAGCAGTGAACAACTTGGCAAACCTGCGGGTTCTGATATCGCCTTAGGTAAAAATACCTTTCCGGCAAAGCTCGGGTTGGACGGTGCCAAAGCGGAACTAGGCAAGCTGCACGAGAATGCACTTCAAGCCTTAGCCAGTTTGCCCTACAATACAGACAGTTTAATTGCATTTAGCGAGCTGTTGGTTAATAGAAACCACTAG
- a CDS encoding SAM-dependent methyltransferase, with amino-acid sequence MSFGESVLIDTEQASVIDKMCRSVFLRCLDKLPLGALTILENGHKVAQFGLPDDTLQANVNILSIKAYRQLLLGGSVGAGEAFMDGLWDSDDVTAVVQIFARNLPTLDKWENKFKWLSMPLLKLQHFTNRNTQSQAKKNIEAHYDLGNKLYTRFLDPTMMYSSAIYPDPTASLHEAQNNKLKTICDKLKLTEHDHLLEIGTGWGGLAVFAAKHYGCKVTTTTISEEQHAWAQQWIEKEQLTSNITLLKKDYRLLEGKFDKLVSIEMIEAVGKDYLGNFFEKCSSLLKDNGLMLLQSITIDDRRYDSYANSVDFIQKYIFPGGFLPSQYQLNAHLKRHTNMMIRDLHDIGLDYAYTLNHWYQAFISAKDALLKDGYDERFVRMWTYYLKYCEGGFLERTISTVQLVIAKPHHRDMLHR; translated from the coding sequence ATGTCTTTTGGTGAATCTGTACTTATAGATACTGAACAAGCGTCAGTGATAGATAAAATGTGTCGTAGCGTATTTTTACGCTGCTTAGATAAATTACCCCTCGGTGCATTAACCATTTTAGAAAATGGACATAAAGTGGCCCAATTTGGTCTTCCGGATGACACGCTACAGGCAAACGTGAACATTCTGTCTATCAAAGCCTACCGCCAGTTGTTACTAGGCGGCAGCGTGGGAGCGGGTGAAGCATTTATGGATGGGCTTTGGGACAGCGACGATGTCACTGCTGTGGTTCAAATTTTCGCGCGTAATTTACCCACCCTCGATAAATGGGAAAACAAATTCAAGTGGCTTTCTATGCCACTGTTAAAGTTACAGCACTTCACCAATCGCAACACGCAGTCACAAGCGAAAAAGAACATTGAAGCTCACTATGATTTGGGCAATAAACTTTACACCCGTTTTTTAGACCCCACCATGATGTATTCATCGGCAATTTATCCTGACCCCACGGCGAGCCTTCATGAAGCGCAAAACAATAAGCTCAAAACCATTTGCGATAAGTTGAAATTAACCGAGCACGACCACCTACTAGAAATAGGTACAGGCTGGGGCGGCCTTGCCGTATTTGCCGCCAAACATTATGGGTGTAAGGTGACCACTACGACCATATCGGAAGAGCAACATGCATGGGCTCAGCAGTGGATTGAAAAAGAACAGCTAACGTCGAATATAACCTTATTGAAAAAAGACTACCGCCTACTCGAAGGTAAGTTCGATAAGTTAGTGTCCATTGAAATGATTGAAGCCGTAGGCAAAGACTACTTGGGTAATTTCTTTGAGAAATGTTCGTCACTGCTTAAAGATAACGGTTTAATGTTATTGCAGTCGATTACTATTGATGACAGACGTTACGACAGCTATGCCAATAGTGTCGATTTTATACAGAAATACATATTCCCAGGTGGCTTTTTGCCTTCACAATATCAATTAAATGCCCACCTTAAACGCCACACAAACATGATGATTCGCGACTTGCACGATATAGGGTTAGATTATGCCTACACGCTGAATCATTGGTACCAGGCATTTATTTCGGCAAAAGACGCCCTATTGAAAGACGGGTACGATGAACGGTTTGTTAGAATGTGGACCTACTATTTAAAATACTGCGAAGGGGGGTTCTTAGAGCGCACCATAAGTACAGTGCAATTAGTGATTGCTAAACCTCACCATCGCGACATGTTACATCGCTAA
- a CDS encoding exodeoxyribonuclease VII small subunit, which translates to MTEKKDSPSFEETLSELDAIVSEMENGDLPLEVALGKFERGVALSRLGQQSLEQAEQKVKILVNEQGENQLHTLPENEQP; encoded by the coding sequence GTGACAGAAAAGAAAGATTCTCCCTCATTTGAAGAAACATTAAGTGAACTGGACGCCATTGTATCAGAAATGGAAAACGGTGATTTACCGCTAGAGGTTGCACTAGGAAAGTTTGAGCGAGGCGTTGCCCTGTCACGTTTGGGCCAGCAATCATTAGAACAAGCTGAGCAAAAAGTGAAGATCCTTGTTAATGAGCAAGGCGAAAATCAGCTTCACACTCTGCCAGAAAACGAGCAGCCCTAA
- a CDS encoding DUF1365 domain-containing protein: MESALYQGKVYHQRFLPTQHKFDYDIYLFWLQLDEIDELNTQLTHFSSRSRARVQFKRSDYLGPSDIPLSCAVRQKMTSLGAKLTDGDVFMLGQLRMWGLYFSPVNFYYLRSPQGAFTYLLAEVSNTPWNQRHYYLVDLHTQDDTKKAFHVSPFNPMDMTYQWQISQPDATLKLTMNCVREDKEFSAGINLSRLTLDNANLRQAMKRIPSMTIKTMLGIYWQALKLLIKRTPLYDHPEKS; encoded by the coding sequence ATGGAGAGTGCACTTTATCAAGGTAAGGTGTACCACCAGCGCTTTTTGCCCACTCAGCATAAGTTTGACTATGACATCTACTTATTCTGGCTTCAGTTAGATGAGATAGACGAATTAAACACGCAACTGACACACTTTTCTTCTCGGTCACGTGCTCGAGTGCAATTTAAACGCAGCGATTATTTAGGCCCCAGCGACATTCCGTTGTCTTGTGCGGTAAGGCAAAAAATGACCTCCTTAGGCGCAAAGCTCACAGATGGTGATGTTTTTATGCTTGGCCAATTAAGGATGTGGGGGCTGTATTTCAGCCCTGTTAATTTTTACTATTTGCGAAGCCCGCAAGGCGCATTTACCTATTTGTTAGCCGAGGTAAGCAATACGCCGTGGAACCAACGGCATTACTACTTGGTAGACTTACACACCCAAGACGATACGAAAAAAGCGTTCCATGTTTCGCCTTTTAACCCCATGGATATGACGTATCAGTGGCAAATTTCGCAACCTGATGCCACATTAAAACTGACTATGAATTGCGTGCGCGAAGACAAAGAGTTTAGCGCGGGCATCAATTTGTCTCGTTTAACATTAGATAATGCGAATCTAAGGCAGGCAATGAAACGTATACCTAGCATGACAATAAAAACCATGCTTGGCATTTATTGGCAAGCTTTGAAACTGTTAATAAAGCGCACGCCCTTGTATGACCATCCGGAAAAGAGTTAG
- a CDS encoding sigma-70 family RNA polymerase sigma factor produces MLVGIPLEQSNSAIKPKECAVEMSDYLVAVADKRCKRSFSRVFNYFAPRLRSYALKQMGNEALAMELVQDTMSNVWQKAHLFNAEKGSPSTWIFTIARNIRFDMLRKLQNRKEDVCSDDLWPVLCEQTADLNEAPLDEQVTLEQIGHLFEALPSKQQAVIESIYIDGKSQQEVADELEIPLGTVKSRTRLALQRLKGMLHDSE; encoded by the coding sequence ATGTTAGTTGGAATTCCATTGGAACAAAGCAACAGTGCCATTAAGCCTAAAGAATGTGCAGTAGAAATGTCGGATTACCTTGTCGCTGTAGCCGACAAACGATGTAAGCGTTCATTTTCTCGCGTATTCAATTACTTCGCACCTCGCTTACGTTCTTATGCTCTTAAACAAATGGGCAACGAAGCTTTAGCGATGGAGTTAGTGCAAGACACTATGTCGAATGTTTGGCAGAAAGCGCACTTATTTAACGCTGAAAAAGGTTCGCCTTCTACGTGGATTTTCACCATTGCACGTAACATTCGTTTCGACATGTTACGCAAGTTACAGAATCGTAAAGAAGATGTGTGTTCAGACGATTTGTGGCCAGTGCTTTGCGAGCAAACTGCTGACTTGAACGAAGCCCCTCTTGACGAACAAGTGACATTAGAGCAAATTGGTCATTTGTTCGAAGCGTTGCCAAGTAAGCAGCAAGCCGTGATTGAATCAATATACATAGACGGTAAATCACAGCAAGAAGTTGCAGACGAATTAGAGATTCCTTTAGGCACCGTTAAATCGCGAACTCGTTTGGCCTTGCAACGCCTTAAAGGTATGTTACACGACAGTGAATAA
- a CDS encoding flagellar motor protein MotB: MAEQECPKCPPEGLPAWMGTFADLMSLLMCFFVLLLSFSEMDVLKFKQIAGSMKFAFGVQNKIEVKDIPKGTSVIAMEFRPGKPDPSPIDTIQQQTIDMTQQMLEFQAGDEDSAGGRQKQRGEQRGGQSQQTATDQSSSAEQAAEQNETAELMKKIAQQLEKQILDGSIEMESLGQQITIRIRENGSFSAGSAFLQPQFKPIVRKIGELLADVPGEIEISGHSDGQHIANELYRSNWDLSSQRAVAVAETMRVVSGFDESRMSVVGKADTQPIVPDATSPLDRARNRRVEININQGKPMLSKPISVVDE; encoded by the coding sequence ATGGCTGAGCAAGAGTGCCCCAAATGCCCGCCGGAAGGGCTGCCCGCCTGGATGGGCACCTTTGCTGACCTTATGTCTCTTCTAATGTGCTTTTTTGTACTTTTGTTGTCGTTCTCAGAGATGGATGTGCTTAAGTTTAAACAAATCGCCGGTTCGATGAAGTTTGCCTTTGGTGTGCAAAATAAAATAGAAGTTAAAGATATTCCCAAGGGCACCAGTGTTATTGCTATGGAATTTAGACCGGGCAAGCCTGATCCATCACCCATAGATACCATTCAGCAGCAAACCATTGATATGACCCAGCAAATGCTAGAATTCCAAGCTGGTGATGAAGACTCTGCTGGCGGGCGCCAAAAGCAACGGGGTGAACAGCGAGGGGGGCAGTCGCAGCAAACGGCAACCGATCAGTCTTCCTCCGCAGAGCAAGCGGCGGAACAAAATGAAACCGCTGAGCTGATGAAGAAGATTGCTCAGCAGTTGGAAAAACAAATACTCGATGGCTCAATCGAAATGGAGTCTTTGGGGCAACAAATCACTATTCGTATCCGCGAAAACGGATCATTTTCGGCAGGTTCAGCATTCTTGCAGCCACAATTTAAGCCTATTGTGCGAAAAATTGGTGAGTTGCTTGCTGATGTGCCTGGGGAAATAGAAATTTCGGGCCACAGTGATGGCCAGCATATTGCCAACGAGCTATATCGCTCGAATTGGGATTTGTCATCTCAGCGAGCGGTTGCGGTGGCAGAAACCATGAGGGTTGTCTCAGGTTTTGACGAAAGCCGAATGTCTGTTGTGGGTAAGGCGGACACCCAGCCTATTGTTCCTGATGCAACTTCGCCCCTTGATAGAGCACGAAATCGCCGTGTGGAAATTAATATTAATCAGGGCAAACCCATGTTATCTAAACCTATATCGGTGGTGGACGAATAA